A stretch of the Synechocystis sp. PCC 7338 genome encodes the following:
- a CDS encoding MFS transporter, whose amino-acid sequence MESKLLSANQGFGPVLRNSRFLFLWVGQIFSQLADKFYLVLMIALIANHYQAENQSISGWVSAIMIANTIPAVLFGSLAGVYVDRWQKKQVLVISNFCRGLLILLLPFLLWVGDRQNINLPVGWLPSFLRRWQTEEHQYFALPLGFAILLAVTFAVSTLTQFFAPAEQSATPLVVRRRNLLAANSLTTLTMMGVLIIGFAIGEPLLTLADSLFPQAGDVGPVLVVAGCYLVAGIVLLMLKTGEKQADPDLVHPHVLSDIQDGIRYLQENHRVRNALIQLLILFSIFAALSVLAVSMAAHLPGLRASQFGFLLAFGGLGMAIGALSIGYIGQRFSPTELALWGSLGMGVCLVGLALFDHSLVLTFITITIMGFFAAMVGVPMQTLMQVETDPEFHGKVFGLENNANNIALSLPLALAGVAESLFGLTPVLLFLAAAAIAGGVLSWYINENSPSVPTRKEKSS is encoded by the coding sequence ATGGAATCCAAGTTGCTAAGTGCAAATCAAGGCTTTGGCCCGGTTTTAAGAAATTCCCGCTTTTTGTTTCTCTGGGTTGGCCAAATTTTTTCCCAGTTGGCCGATAAGTTTTATCTAGTTTTGATGATTGCCCTGATCGCCAACCATTATCAGGCGGAAAATCAGTCCATCAGCGGTTGGGTGTCGGCCATTATGATCGCCAATACCATTCCAGCGGTGCTATTTGGTTCCCTGGCCGGGGTTTACGTTGACCGTTGGCAAAAAAAACAGGTGTTGGTGATTAGCAATTTTTGCCGGGGTCTTTTAATTTTGCTGTTGCCTTTTCTCCTCTGGGTCGGCGATCGCCAGAATATTAACCTGCCGGTGGGATGGCTACCTAGTTTTCTGCGGCGTTGGCAAACGGAGGAACATCAATATTTTGCTCTGCCCTTGGGTTTTGCAATTTTGTTGGCAGTTACCTTTGCCGTGTCCACCCTCACCCAGTTTTTTGCCCCAGCGGAGCAATCGGCCACCCCCTTGGTAGTACGACGGCGGAATCTATTGGCGGCTAATTCCCTCACGACCCTGACCATGATGGGGGTGCTGATCATTGGTTTTGCCATTGGGGAACCCCTGCTTACCTTAGCGGATAGTCTTTTTCCCCAGGCTGGAGATGTGGGGCCGGTGCTGGTGGTGGCGGGTTGTTACTTGGTGGCAGGCATTGTGTTGCTAATGCTGAAAACGGGGGAAAAGCAGGCCGATCCGGATTTGGTTCACCCCCATGTACTGAGTGATATTCAAGATGGCATCCGTTATCTCCAGGAAAATCATCGGGTACGCAACGCCCTGATTCAGTTGTTAATTTTATTTTCTATTTTTGCCGCCCTGTCTGTATTGGCTGTAAGTATGGCGGCCCATCTGCCGGGGTTAAGGGCTTCCCAATTCGGCTTTTTGTTAGCTTTTGGTGGTTTGGGCATGGCGATCGGTGCCCTGAGCATTGGTTACATTGGGCAAAGGTTTTCCCCCACGGAATTGGCCCTCTGGGGCTCCCTGGGCATGGGGGTTTGTCTAGTAGGATTAGCTTTGTTTGACCATAGTTTGGTGCTGACTTTTATCACCATCACCATCATGGGATTTTTCGCCGCCATGGTGGGAGTACCGATGCAAACGTTGATGCAGGTGGAAACGGACCCAGAATTTCACGGCAAAGTATTTGGCTTAGAAAATAATGCCAACAATATTGCCCTGTCTTTGCCCCTAGCCCTGGCGGGGGTGGCAGAAAGTTTATTTGGTCTGACCCCGGTGTTGTTATTTTTAGCAGCGGCGGCGATCGCCGGGGGAGTTTTAAGTTGGTATATCAATGAAAATAGTCCCTCTGTACCTACCCGTAAGGAAAAAAGTTCTTGA
- a CDS encoding DUF3750 domain-containing protein, whose amino-acid sequence MAMEVQLLWAKIPFVGRWAVHYWYVVGDRHGQSLENLQRWEVWQRRELKSPSWGHLHQNLLTPYGGVGNGPSFLAQQWSGPLGDRLGEIILNSPQLYPHCYSYRYWPGPNSNTYAQWVLEQAEISFDLGWRGVGRGYGQSIFSRFSHGHRQLER is encoded by the coding sequence ATGGCGATGGAAGTGCAACTGTTGTGGGCCAAAATTCCCTTCGTTGGTCGCTGGGCTGTCCATTATTGGTATGTGGTCGGCGATCGCCATGGTCAAAGTTTGGAAAATTTACAAAGATGGGAAGTGTGGCAACGGCGAGAATTGAAGTCCCCAAGTTGGGGTCATCTCCACCAAAATTTGCTCACTCCCTATGGCGGGGTGGGTAACGGCCCCAGTTTTTTGGCCCAGCAATGGTCTGGGCCCCTTGGCGATCGCCTGGGGGAAATTATTCTTAATAGTCCCCAACTCTATCCCCACTGTTACAGCTATCGTTACTGGCCCGGCCCCAATAGCAACACCTATGCCCAATGGGTACTAGAACAGGCGGAAATTAGTTTTGATCTAGGCTGGCGGGGAGTAGGGCGGGGCTATGGCCAATCTATTTTTTCTCGGTTTTCCCATGGACATCGCCAGTTGGAACGTTAA
- the pdhA gene encoding pyruvate dehydrogenase (acetyl-transferring) E1 component subunit alpha, with protein MVSERILPELNTTEISLDRETALVLYEDMILGRFFEDKCAEMYYRGKMFGFVHLYNGQEAVSSGVIKAMRQDEDYVCSTYRDHVHALSAGVPAKEVMAELFGKETGCSRGRGGSMHLFSSAHNLLGGFAFIGEGIPVALGAAFQTKYRREVLKDDSYNQVTACFFGDGTSNNGQFFECLNMAALWKLPILFVVENNKWAIGMAHERATSQPEIYKKASVFNMAGVEVDGMDVVAVHKVATEAVARARAGEGPTLIEALTYRFRGHSLADPDELRSAEEKQFWAARDPIKKFAAFMTEHELASNEELKEIQKRIQGVIDDALTFAESSPEPNPEDLRKYIFAD; from the coding sequence ATGGTCTCAGAACGCATTTTGCCTGAATTGAACACCACAGAAATTTCCCTAGACCGAGAAACGGCCCTAGTCCTCTACGAAGATATGATCCTGGGTCGCTTCTTCGAGGATAAATGCGCTGAGATGTATTACCGGGGCAAAATGTTTGGTTTTGTCCACCTCTACAACGGCCAGGAAGCGGTGTCCTCCGGTGTCATCAAGGCCATGCGCCAGGATGAAGACTATGTTTGCAGTACCTACCGAGACCACGTCCATGCCCTCAGTGCAGGGGTGCCCGCCAAGGAAGTAATGGCGGAACTGTTCGGCAAGGAAACCGGTTGCAGTCGGGGAAGGGGGGGGTCCATGCACCTATTTTCCTCGGCCCATAATCTGTTGGGGGGATTTGCGTTTATTGGGGAAGGGATTCCCGTGGCCCTGGGGGCGGCGTTTCAAACCAAGTACCGCCGGGAAGTTTTAAAAGATGACAGCTACAACCAAGTTACGGCCTGTTTCTTTGGGGATGGCACCAGCAATAACGGTCAATTTTTTGAGTGCCTGAACATGGCCGCCCTGTGGAAATTACCCATTCTGTTTGTGGTGGAAAACAATAAATGGGCGATCGGCATGGCCCATGAGCGGGCTACCTCCCAACCGGAAATTTACAAAAAAGCCAGTGTGTTCAATATGGCTGGGGTGGAAGTGGATGGCATGGATGTGGTGGCAGTCCATAAAGTCGCAACGGAAGCGGTGGCTAGGGCTAGGGCCGGGGAAGGACCGACGTTAATCGAAGCATTGACCTATCGTTTCCGGGGACACTCCTTAGCGGATCCCGATGAACTACGGTCGGCGGAAGAAAAACAATTTTGGGCCGCCCGGGACCCCATTAAAAAGTTTGCCGCCTTTATGACGGAACATGAGTTGGCCAGCAATGAAGAGTTGAAGGAAATTCAAAAACGAATTCAAGGGGTGATTGATGATGCGTTAACCTTTGCGGAGTCTAGCCCCGAACCCAACCCAGAAGATCTGAGGAAATATATTTTTGCCGATTAG
- the xth gene encoding exodeoxyribonuclease III, giving the protein MDIASWNVNSIRSRQQHILDWLGTNTVDVLCLQETKVVDEDFPRQPFEQAGYHCHISGQKSYNGVAIFSREPLRDVKIGFAPLVGSEGTGDLDEQKRVISGIYRNIAIVNLYVPNGSAPDSEKYSYKLRWLEALKTYLHNLSKSDTPEFLVCGDFNIALEDRDIHDPKGRENHIMSTPVERQALKDVLAIADLQDGFRKFTEETGHYSWWDYRTRGFSRNRGWRIDHHYLTPKLYAQAQKCWIDQEPRGWEKPSDHAPVVVTIAH; this is encoded by the coding sequence ATGGACATCGCCAGTTGGAACGTTAACTCTATTCGTAGTCGCCAACAACATATCCTTGATTGGCTGGGCACAAACACCGTTGATGTGCTTTGCTTGCAGGAAACTAAGGTGGTGGATGAAGATTTTCCTCGGCAACCTTTTGAACAGGCGGGCTATCATTGCCACATCTCTGGGCAGAAGTCCTACAACGGGGTGGCCATTTTTAGCCGTGAACCATTACGGGATGTGAAAATCGGCTTTGCACCCCTGGTGGGATCAGAAGGGACGGGGGATTTAGATGAACAAAAACGGGTCATCAGCGGCATTTACCGCAATATTGCCATTGTCAATCTCTATGTACCCAATGGTTCTGCCCCGGACAGTGAAAAATATTCGTATAAACTGCGTTGGTTAGAAGCGCTGAAAACCTATCTCCATAACCTGAGCAAGAGCGATACACCGGAATTTTTAGTCTGTGGGGATTTCAACATTGCCCTAGAGGATCGAGACATTCACGATCCTAAAGGACGAGAAAATCACATCATGTCCACCCCTGTTGAACGACAGGCCTTAAAAGATGTGTTGGCGATCGCCGATTTGCAGGATGGGTTTCGCAAATTTACCGAGGAAACGGGGCACTACAGTTGGTGGGATTATCGCACTAGGGGCTTTAGTCGCAATCGGGGTTGGCGCATTGACCACCATTATTTGACCCCGAAACTGTACGCCCAAGCTCAAAAATGTTGGATTGACCAGGAACCCAGAGGTTGGGAAAAACCCAGTGACCATGCCCCGGTGGTGGTGACCATTGCTCATTAA